A single genomic interval of bacterium harbors:
- a CDS encoding acetate/propionate family kinase: MNPVTAPDHTAAAGVLMDWVEQNVGSEELAAVGHRIVHGGPRYSEPQRITAEMLEELHSLSPFDPEHLPEETLLAEAFHRRFPDLPQVACFDTAFHHDLPRVARLLPIPRRYEAKGVRRYGFHGLSYAFLMEELERLAGRDAAQGRVVLAHLGNGASLAAVHQGRPVDTSMGFTPTAGIPMSTRSGDLDPGLAWYLARAEGMDARQFNHMVSFESGLLGVSETSSDVRDLLGREKQDVRAAEAITLFCYQGKKWIGAFAAALGGLDTLVFTGGIGENSSVVRARICEGLEFLGVTLDAGPNAANAGVISAAGSRVAVRVIHTDEEYMIARLVIRALGLAGGDMTGLSDSPDRVPSPGAERCE, from the coding sequence TTGAATCCGGTTACCGCGCCGGACCATACCGCTGCGGCAGGCGTGCTGATGGACTGGGTCGAGCAGAACGTCGGGAGCGAGGAACTCGCCGCAGTCGGGCATCGCATCGTGCACGGCGGGCCGAGGTACAGCGAGCCGCAGCGCATCACGGCCGAGATGCTTGAAGAGTTGCACTCGTTGAGTCCGTTCGACCCCGAACACCTGCCTGAGGAAACGCTTCTGGCCGAGGCCTTTCACCGTCGGTTCCCCGACCTGCCCCAGGTGGCGTGCTTCGACACGGCCTTTCACCACGACCTGCCGCGGGTAGCCCGGCTGCTGCCGATACCGCGCCGCTACGAAGCCAAAGGAGTGCGGCGGTACGGGTTCCACGGTCTTTCGTATGCGTTTCTCATGGAAGAACTGGAACGGCTCGCGGGCAGGGATGCGGCTCAGGGCCGGGTCGTGCTTGCCCATCTGGGCAATGGTGCGAGCCTGGCAGCAGTGCATCAAGGTAGGCCGGTTGACACGAGCATGGGATTCACCCCGACGGCCGGTATCCCGATGAGTACGAGGTCCGGCGACCTCGACCCCGGGCTGGCCTGGTACCTTGCCCGTGCCGAAGGTATGGACGCGAGACAGTTCAACCACATGGTCAGCTTTGAGTCCGGGCTGCTCGGCGTATCGGAGACAAGCTCCGATGTCCGCGACCTGCTCGGCCGCGAGAAGCAGGACGTACGCGCGGCCGAGGCAATTACGCTCTTCTGTTACCAGGGCAAGAAGTGGATCGGTGCATTCGCCGCGGCGCTTGGCGGGCTGGACACGCTCGTCTTCACCGGAGGCATCGGCGAGAACTCTTCCGTGGTCCGAGCCCGGATTTGCGAGGGGCTGGAGTTCCTCGGCGTCACGCTCGATGCCGGACCGAACGCTGCCAATGCCGGCGTCATCTCCGCTGCGGGCAGCCGGGTCGCCGTGCGCGTCATCCATACGGACGAGGAGTACATGATTGCCAGGCTGGTAATCCGTGCGCTCGGCCTGGCGGGCGGGGACATGACCGGATTGTCCGACAGTCCGGATCGTGTCCCAAGCCCGGGCGCGGAGAGGTGCGAATGA
- a CDS encoding C1 family peptidase, which produces MKLKVCLAVTVVVLFAAGAGLSESPRLHPAGGLLFVDPLTVPGVKVMPASRFALAAAPPSAMDLTAEMPPVGDQGAQNSCVAWAKGYYDKTHVEYIEHYYGLQDTSWHLDDPRHQISPSFIYNQINAGRDAGSNIQDAMILLGDQGASMLSDCPYHDNDYTTWPSESAFANGIPCRDGQGWCISMIEDPGVTQVKYLVAAHNTCVLGINVYANFDNINNYDTVYTVHGKTGKSRGSHAICIVGYDDNKQTADGPGAFRLVNSWGTDWGNKGYCWMSYYAVHTVKAGLSLGWVYYDDDRLYYHPTALGRVKLTHPCRDRIGITFGAGSPRAPLAVYTFRQFWFMQGTITDQPFPNHNLVFDLSGGTSYFDKTDTVFVSCIDTKKDKKTGTINFLSVEYGSRYGSSSQSVAIPDYNVAAYEKVVLPFSSGPQGSSIEGVVAASRASYRNGAANVVFNLARPGTVKIAFFDNMGRTVTAATAQGQSGPNELSVRLPGPAGVHFYRLESGSTRMTGKVAAIR; this is translated from the coding sequence ATGAAGCTCAAGGTATGTCTGGCTGTTACAGTGGTCGTGCTCTTTGCAGCCGGGGCCGGCCTGTCCGAATCTCCGAGACTGCATCCGGCCGGGGGCCTGCTGTTCGTGGACCCGCTTACCGTGCCGGGTGTCAAGGTGATGCCGGCTTCTCGGTTCGCGCTGGCCGCGGCCCCGCCGAGCGCTATGGATCTTACGGCGGAGATGCCGCCGGTCGGCGACCAGGGCGCGCAGAACTCGTGCGTTGCCTGGGCCAAGGGGTACTATGACAAGACCCACGTCGAGTATATCGAGCACTACTACGGGTTGCAGGACACTTCGTGGCATCTCGACGATCCCAGGCACCAGATCAGCCCGTCATTCATCTACAATCAAATCAATGCCGGGCGCGACGCGGGCTCGAACATCCAGGATGCCATGATACTGCTTGGCGACCAGGGCGCGTCCATGTTGAGCGACTGTCCGTATCATGACAATGACTATACGACGTGGCCCAGCGAATCGGCCTTCGCGAACGGCATCCCTTGTCGGGACGGACAGGGCTGGTGCATAAGCATGATCGAGGACCCCGGTGTCACTCAAGTCAAGTACCTCGTCGCGGCCCATAATACCTGCGTCCTCGGAATCAACGTCTACGCCAACTTCGATAACATCAATAACTACGACACCGTCTATACGGTTCACGGCAAGACCGGCAAGTCCCGCGGCAGCCACGCGATCTGCATCGTCGGTTACGACGACAACAAACAGACAGCCGACGGCCCCGGCGCATTCCGGCTCGTGAATTCCTGGGGAACGGACTGGGGCAACAAAGGCTACTGCTGGATGTCCTATTATGCCGTCCATACGGTCAAGGCCGGTCTGAGTCTTGGCTGGGTCTACTATGACGACGACCGGCTCTACTACCATCCGACCGCGCTGGGGCGAGTCAAGCTTACCCACCCTTGCCGGGACCGAATCGGCATCACGTTTGGGGCGGGAAGCCCGCGAGCGCCGCTGGCGGTTTACACTTTCCGCCAGTTCTGGTTCATGCAGGGCACGATTACGGACCAGCCGTTCCCGAATCACAACCTGGTGTTCGACCTGAGCGGCGGCACTTCGTATTTCGACAAGACCGACACGGTCTTCGTGAGCTGCATCGACACCAAGAAGGACAAGAAAACGGGGACAATCAACTTCCTTTCCGTCGAGTACGGCAGCAGATACGGGTCTTCGTCGCAGTCGGTCGCGATTCCGGACTACAACGTTGCGGCGTACGAGAAGGTCGTGCTCCCATTCTCGTCCGGGCCCCAGGGTAGCTCGATCGAGGGCGTTGTTGCAGCCAGCCGGGCGAGTTACCGGAATGGCGCGGCCAACGTAGTCTTCAATCTGGCCCGACCCGGGACCGTGAAGATCGCATTCTTCGATAACATGGGCCGGACCGTGACGGCAGCGACGGCGCAGGGCCAATCCGGACCGAACGAGCTGTCAGTCAGGCTGCCCGGCCCCGCCGGAGTCCACTTCTACCGGCTGGAGTCAGGCTCGACCAGGATGACGGGCAAGGTCGCAGCAATTCGCTGA
- a CDS encoding glycosyltransferase — protein sequence MEQSSQELQGSRHELRSRGDASALSAEFHVRNATPSVTVIVPAFNEVENVPSLLAELSARLPADYEVIIVDDGSNDGTYETAVAAQAQYPFLTVCRHRSNQGKTAAIMTGMEKARGEFVSIFDADLQFRPEDVVAQVEKLREGWDLVTGRKQGKYEKRLVSSIYNRLARMMFGIKVHDINALKSFRRVVLEGESLRKDWHRYIVPLAAARGFRITEIPVALQPRRFGQAKYSGRGRILVGFFDLIAVAFQLTFMRKPLLYFGVLATGALSLGFLVGLAAIILRLAGHGFRPMLYLVMLLVIAGLVLLAAGFIGESLAGLSDRIERLERIVRTQNGTEGTNGTKGSD from the coding sequence ATGGAGCAATCCTCACAGGAACTCCAAGGTTCTAGACACGAGCTTCGTAGCAGAGGCGACGCGAGCGCTTTGTCCGCGGAATTCCACGTCCGCAACGCGACTCCGTCGGTCACCGTAATTGTACCCGCATTCAATGAGGTCGAGAACGTCCCGTCGCTCCTGGCCGAGCTGTCGGCGCGGTTGCCCGCGGATTATGAGGTCATCATCGTCGATGACGGGTCCAACGACGGCACATACGAGACGGCCGTGGCCGCTCAGGCTCAGTATCCTTTCCTGACGGTCTGCCGTCACCGCAGCAATCAGGGCAAGACCGCGGCGATCATGACCGGCATGGAGAAGGCGCGGGGCGAGTTCGTGTCGATCTTCGACGCCGACCTTCAGTTCCGGCCCGAGGACGTGGTCGCCCAGGTGGAGAAGCTGCGCGAGGGCTGGGACCTGGTGACCGGCCGCAAGCAGGGCAAGTACGAAAAGCGGTTGGTGTCTTCGATCTACAACCGGCTGGCGAGGATGATGTTCGGCATCAAGGTGCACGACATTAACGCGCTCAAGAGCTTTCGCCGCGTTGTGCTTGAAGGCGAGAGTCTGCGCAAGGACTGGCACCGCTACATCGTGCCGCTGGCGGCGGCGCGCGGGTTCCGCATCACCGAAATACCAGTGGCACTCCAGCCCCGGCGATTCGGGCAGGCCAAATACTCGGGCCGCGGTCGGATTCTGGTCGGCTTCTTTGACTTGATTGCCGTCGCGTTTCAGCTCACGTTCATGCGCAAGCCGCTCTTGTATTTCGGGGTCCTCGCGACCGGGGCGCTGTCCCTCGGGTTCCTCGTCGGGTTGGCCGCCATCATCCTGCGGCTGGCCGGTCACGGGTTCCGGCCGATGCTGTACCTCGTCATGTTGCTGGTGATAGCCGGGCTGGTGCTGCTGGCCGCCGGGTTCATCGGTGAGTCGCTGGCGGGCTTGAGCGACCGGATTGAACGGCTGGAACGGATAGTCCGAACGCAGAACGGGACTGAAGGGACAAATGGGACGAAAGGCAGCGATTGA
- a CDS encoding MBL fold metallo-hydrolase: MKLSFHGADRDVTGSCHLVECAGRRILIDCGMYQGSRELSEENSEPFGFDPAAIDILLLTHAHLDHCGRLPLLAKRGFRGEVVTTAASRELVRMVVLDAAHLQEEDARHGAGHTQRQDAGETATLYSQLDALNSMDRFGRVAAYGQPLELVPGVRVTFLDAGHILGSAGVLLELEEQGTRRRVLLSGDIGNAGRPLLRDPVSVAADVVVMETTYGDRLHKPLADSVAELYKVVTETFARGGNVVIPTFALERAQELLYFLREGQEQGRVPASFQVFLDSPMAISATDIFEHHPECYNTKLAGFFQSGRDPFHLPSLQFTREGAESKAINSITGEAVIMAGAGMCTGGRVRHHLLHNLGRAESSVVFVGYAAQGTLARQIIDGARNVSLFGEEIPVRASIHTIGGFSAHADQAELLAWQSRTNAGTTILVHGEEQTMKTLAAQIHAAHVLMPELNATVEL, from the coding sequence ATGAAGCTGTCTTTCCACGGCGCCGACCGCGACGTAACCGGTTCCTGCCACCTGGTTGAGTGCGCCGGCCGCCGCATCCTGATTGACTGCGGCATGTACCAGGGCAGCCGCGAGCTGTCCGAAGAGAACAGCGAACCTTTCGGCTTTGACCCGGCGGCCATCGACATTCTGCTCCTAACTCATGCCCATCTCGACCACTGCGGACGGCTGCCGCTGCTCGCGAAGCGGGGATTCCGCGGTGAGGTCGTGACAACCGCCGCATCCCGGGAACTGGTGCGCATGGTCGTGCTGGATGCCGCGCATCTGCAGGAAGAGGACGCGCGCCACGGCGCCGGACATACGCAGAGACAGGATGCTGGAGAGACCGCGACGCTCTACAGCCAGCTTGATGCACTGAACAGTATGGACCGCTTCGGACGGGTCGCGGCTTACGGGCAGCCGTTGGAACTTGTGCCCGGCGTGCGCGTGACCTTCCTCGATGCCGGCCATATCCTCGGCTCGGCCGGCGTGCTGCTCGAACTCGAAGAACAGGGCACGCGCCGCCGGGTGCTCTTGTCCGGTGATATCGGCAACGCCGGCCGACCGCTGCTGCGCGACCCGGTATCAGTCGCGGCGGACGTGGTCGTCATGGAGACGACGTACGGCGACCGCCTGCACAAGCCGCTGGCGGACTCGGTTGCAGAACTCTACAAAGTGGTGACCGAGACCTTCGCTCGCGGTGGCAACGTCGTCATTCCGACCTTCGCGCTGGAACGCGCGCAGGAACTGCTCTACTTCCTCCGTGAAGGCCAGGAGCAGGGCCGGGTGCCGGCTTCTTTCCAGGTGTTCCTTGACTCGCCGATGGCCATCTCCGCGACCGACATCTTCGAGCACCACCCGGAGTGCTACAATACCAAGCTAGCCGGCTTCTTTCAGTCAGGACGCGATCCGTTTCATCTGCCCAGTCTCCAATTCACCCGCGAAGGGGCTGAGTCCAAGGCGATTAACAGCATCACCGGCGAAGCCGTCATCATGGCCGGTGCCGGGATGTGCACGGGTGGACGTGTGCGCCACCATCTCCTTCACAATCTTGGGCGGGCCGAGTCCAGCGTCGTCTTCGTCGGGTACGCGGCTCAGGGCACGCTGGCACGACAGATCATCGATGGCGCTAGAAACGTGAGCCTCTTCGGCGAGGAGATCCCGGTTCGCGCGAGCATCCACACCATCGGCGGGTTCTCCGCGCATGCCGACCAGGCCGAACTCCTTGCCTGGCAGTCCAGGACCAACGCCGGCACGACGATTCTTGTGCACGGTGAGGAACAGACCATGAAGACGCTCGCCGCCCAAATCCACGCAGCGCACGTACTGATGCCGGAGCTGAACGCGACAGTAGAGCTCTAG
- a CDS encoding phosphoketolase family protein, with product MMSETLSPEELRRIDAYWRAANYLTVGQIYLRDNPLLRRPLEHSDIKALLLGHWGTTPGQNFIYTHLNRVIKKYDLNMIYICGPGHGGAAVVANVYLEGTYSEVYPEISRDEAGLRKLFTQFSFPGGIPSHASPECPGSIHEGGELGYSLSHAFGAAFDNPGLIAACVIGDGEAETGPLATAWHSNKFLNAATDGAVLPILHLNGYKISNPTILARIPREELLQLMRGYGWEPYVVEGHEPLPMHEAMAATLDTVVERIREIQDDARLRGKQERPRWPMVVLSSPKGWTGPKEVDGQRIEGTFHAHQVPLSDVGSNPAHLRLLEEWLRSYKPEELFDDQGRLRPELAELAPEGERRMGANPHANGGLLLRDLILPDFRKYAVDVSAPGVHGNGDTQVLGRFLRDVIESNREERNLRLFGPDEILSNRLDPVFEATDRQWEGRTVPGDESLATTGRVMEMLSEHQCEGWLEGFLLTGRHGILNSYEAFIHIADSMFNQHAKWLEVTSRLPWRRKIASLNYLLASHVWRQDHNGFTHQDPGFVNVVLNKKPEVVRAYFPPDANCLLSVMDHCLRSRHYVNVVVAGKHPAPQWLTMDEAVSHCANGIGVWQWASNDNSAPDLVMACCGDVPTLETLAAVSILRAELPDVRIRAVNVVDLMKLQPESVHPHGLSDAAFDQLFTKDRPVVFAFHAYPWLVHQLTYRRTNHENIHVHGYKEEGTITTPFDMTVLNHLDRFHLAIHAICLLPQTGERKADLQQRLRQKLVEHRQYITAHGQDLPEVRDWKWNAPR from the coding sequence ATGATGTCCGAGACACTCTCGCCGGAAGAACTTCGCAGGATTGACGCCTACTGGCGCGCCGCCAACTACCTGACGGTCGGCCAGATTTACCTCCGCGACAACCCGCTGCTCAGGCGGCCGCTCGAGCACTCCGACATCAAGGCGCTTCTCCTCGGGCACTGGGGCACGACGCCCGGCCAGAACTTCATCTACACACATCTGAACCGGGTTATCAAGAAGTACGACCTGAACATGATTTACATATGTGGCCCGGGCCACGGCGGCGCAGCGGTCGTTGCCAACGTCTATCTTGAGGGCACGTACAGCGAGGTCTATCCGGAAATCAGCCGCGACGAGGCCGGGCTGCGCAAGCTCTTCACCCAGTTCTCGTTCCCGGGAGGAATCCCGAGCCATGCGTCGCCCGAGTGCCCCGGCTCGATTCACGAGGGCGGCGAGTTGGGCTATTCGCTGAGCCATGCGTTCGGGGCGGCGTTCGACAACCCCGGACTCATTGCCGCCTGTGTCATCGGCGACGGCGAGGCGGAGACCGGGCCGCTTGCGACTGCGTGGCACTCCAACAAGTTCCTCAACGCGGCCACGGACGGAGCAGTGCTGCCGATACTCCATCTCAACGGGTACAAGATTTCAAACCCGACCATCCTCGCCCGTATCCCGCGCGAGGAGCTGCTGCAACTGATGCGAGGCTATGGATGGGAACCATACGTGGTCGAAGGTCACGAACCCTTACCCATGCACGAGGCGATGGCCGCGACACTTGATACCGTGGTCGAACGCATCCGGGAGATTCAGGACGATGCCCGGCTACGCGGCAAACAGGAACGACCGCGGTGGCCCATGGTTGTGCTCAGCTCGCCCAAAGGGTGGACCGGGCCGAAGGAAGTTGACGGACAGCGGATTGAGGGCACATTCCATGCGCACCAGGTGCCGCTCTCAGACGTCGGGTCCAATCCCGCCCATCTTCGGCTGCTGGAGGAGTGGCTGCGAAGCTACAAGCCGGAAGAGCTGTTCGATGACCAGGGCCGGCTGCGGCCGGAACTGGCCGAGCTCGCGCCGGAGGGCGAACGCAGGATGGGCGCGAACCCACACGCCAACGGCGGGCTGCTGCTCCGTGACCTGATACTGCCGGACTTCCGCAAGTACGCGGTTGACGTGTCCGCGCCGGGAGTGCATGGCAACGGCGACACCCAGGTGCTGGGGCGGTTCCTGCGTGACGTGATTGAGTCGAACCGGGAAGAGCGGAACTTGCGCCTGTTCGGCCCGGACGAGATCCTCTCCAACCGGCTGGACCCGGTGTTTGAGGCAACGGACCGCCAGTGGGAGGGAAGAACCGTGCCCGGCGACGAGTCGCTTGCCACGACCGGGCGCGTCATGGAGATGCTGAGCGAGCACCAGTGCGAGGGCTGGCTCGAAGGCTTTCTGCTGACCGGTCGGCACGGGATTCTCAATAGCTACGAGGCGTTCATCCACATCGCCGATTCGATGTTCAACCAGCACGCCAAGTGGCTGGAGGTCACTTCTCGCCTGCCCTGGCGTCGGAAGATCGCCTCGCTCAACTACCTACTGGCTTCACACGTCTGGCGTCAGGACCACAACGGTTTCACTCACCAGGACCCGGGCTTCGTGAACGTCGTTCTGAACAAGAAACCCGAGGTAGTTAGGGCATACTTTCCGCCGGACGCGAACTGCCTGCTATCGGTGATGGACCATTGCCTGCGCAGCCGCCACTATGTCAATGTCGTGGTCGCGGGCAAGCACCCCGCGCCCCAGTGGCTGACCATGGACGAGGCGGTGAGCCACTGCGCCAACGGCATCGGCGTGTGGCAGTGGGCGAGCAATGACAATAGCGCACCGGACCTTGTCATGGCCTGCTGCGGGGACGTGCCGACGCTGGAGACCCTGGCCGCGGTCTCGATACTGCGAGCGGAGTTGCCCGACGTCAGGATTCGGGCGGTCAACGTCGTGGACCTGATGAAGCTGCAGCCGGAGAGCGTGCATCCGCACGGCCTGAGCGACGCTGCCTTCGACCAGCTCTTTACTAAGGACAGACCCGTCGTCTTTGCCTTTCACGCCTACCCGTGGTTGGTCCACCAACTCACCTACCGCCGCACCAACCACGAGAACATCCACGTCCACGGCTACAAGGAAGAGGGCACCATCACGACCCCATTCGACATGACCGTATTGAATCATCTCGACCGTTTCCACCTGGCTATCCACGCTATCTGTCTGCTGCCCCAAACCGGCGAGCGGAAAGCCGACCTGCAGCAGCGACTCCGACAGAAGCTGGTCGAGCACCGGCAGTACATCACGGCACACGGCCAGGACCTGCCCGAGGTCCGTGACTGGAAGTGGAACGCGCCCCGATGA
- a CDS encoding TIGR00730 family Rossman fold protein has product MPKSAKTQRVPPPPHPTQRRTPLPWQRPKPVADDPEADKRVKAIMESPSYRPADEDVAFLNSDEARPLRLQLDYLKPELMLEQHSIRHTIVVFGGTRIREPAAIERELAALRAARECDPANHDVADRVATVERLLAKSHYYDVAREFGRLVGRSGPDLQIDDLVVVTGGGPGIMEAANRGAGDAGAKSVGLNIRLPHEQYPNPYVTPGLCFRFHYFALRKMHFLMRARALVAFPGGYGTFDELFETLTLVQTRTIKPLPVVLVGETFWRQAVNIEFLVSEGVIDPEDKDLFFYAETAQEIWDGILHWYDASGMPLRKRTP; this is encoded by the coding sequence ATGCCCAAGTCAGCAAAGACCCAGCGTGTGCCGCCGCCGCCGCATCCGACGCAGCGCCGCACACCACTGCCCTGGCAGCGGCCCAAGCCGGTTGCCGACGACCCCGAGGCCGACAAGCGAGTCAAGGCGATAATGGAAAGCCCGAGCTACCGGCCCGCCGACGAGGACGTCGCGTTCCTGAACAGCGACGAGGCCCGCCCCCTGCGCCTGCAACTTGATTATCTCAAGCCGGAACTCATGCTGGAGCAACATTCCATCCGGCACACGATCGTCGTCTTCGGCGGCACGCGCATCCGCGAGCCCGCCGCGATTGAGCGGGAGCTTGCGGCGCTGCGCGCGGCCCGGGAGTGCGACCCTGCGAACCATGACGTCGCGGACCGGGTCGCGACGGTGGAACGGCTCCTGGCCAAGAGCCATTACTACGACGTGGCGCGCGAATTCGGCCGGCTGGTCGGACGCAGCGGACCGGACCTGCAGATTGATGACCTGGTAGTCGTGACCGGCGGCGGGCCGGGAATAATGGAGGCCGCCAACCGCGGGGCCGGTGATGCCGGCGCCAAGTCCGTCGGCCTGAACATTCGGCTCCCCCACGAGCAGTATCCCAACCCCTACGTCACGCCCGGTCTCTGCTTTCGCTTCCACTACTTCGCGCTACGCAAGATGCACTTTCTTATGCGGGCCCGGGCGCTGGTGGCTTTCCCGGGCGGGTACGGCACGTTCGACGAACTGTTTGAGACTCTCACCCTGGTTCAGACGCGCACGATCAAGCCGCTGCCGGTCGTGCTGGTCGGCGAGACCTTCTGGCGCCAGGCGGTGAACATCGAATTCCTGGTCAGTGAAGGGGTAATCGACCCGGAAGACAAGGACTTGTTCTTCTATGCGGAAACGGCGCAGGAAATCTGGGACGGCATTCTCCACTGGTACGATGCCAGCGGAATGCCGCTGCGCAAGAGGACGCCATGA
- a CDS encoding RpiB/LacA/LacB family sugar-phosphate isomerase, whose amino-acid sequence MADVTTVTERTPKRIGIASDHGGFELKQYLVKMMSEAGYQVVDFGDLQLVQDDDYPDFVVPLARAVARGDVERGVAICGSGVGACIAANKVPGVRAGMIHEVFSARQGVEDDDMNVICLGGRVVGEEFAWELVRTFLAARFSGAERHRRRLAKVAELEKKTAQP is encoded by the coding sequence ATGGCGGATGTGACGACTGTCACGGAGCGGACACCGAAGCGCATTGGAATCGCGTCCGACCACGGCGGGTTTGAGCTGAAGCAGTACCTGGTCAAGATGATGTCTGAAGCCGGGTATCAGGTGGTTGACTTCGGCGACCTGCAATTGGTCCAGGACGACGACTACCCGGATTTCGTCGTGCCGCTGGCCCGTGCCGTCGCCCGCGGCGACGTTGAGCGCGGCGTGGCCATCTGCGGCAGCGGCGTCGGCGCCTGCATCGCCGCCAACAAGGTACCCGGAGTGCGTGCGGGAATGATCCACGAGGTGTTCTCGGCGCGGCAGGGCGTGGAGGACGATGACATGAACGTGATATGCCTGGGCGGCCGCGTCGTTGGTGAGGAGTTTGCATGGGAGCTGGTCAGGACGTTCCTTGCCGCGCGCTTTAGCGGCGCCGAGCGCCATCGCCGTCGCCTCGCCAAGGTGGCGGAGTTGGAGAAGAAGACGGCGCAGCCGTGA
- the guaA gene encoding glutamine-hydrolyzing GMP synthase, translating into MDRVLVLDFGSQYNQLIARRVRELKVYSEIVPHDIKAEQVLSRGAEALILSGGPASVRQDHSPMPDPAIYNLGIPILGICYGMQATAQILGGKVAGGHTREYGHAQLVPTRPSRLLVGLPDRTQAWMSHGDSVTALPPGFVTVGKTSSVACAAFGDEARRIYGVQFHPEVEHTLLGRQILANFLFKIAGCEPSWTMGAFIRDKTREIRKLVGKEQVLCAVSGGVDSSVMAALLARAVGRNLVAVFVDNGLLRKNESELVRHSLGARLNLVVVDAGERFLAKLAGVASPEKKRRIIGHEFIRVFEEQALEHGPMRFLAQGTLYPDLIESRSAFGGPSSTIKTHHNVGGLPKNMKLELIEPLRELFKDEVRELGRTLRLPAALVGRHPFPGPGLAVRILGPVTAERARLLREADDIFISEMRKADLYDKVWQALVVLLPVRSVGVMGDERTYENAVALRAVTSTDAMTADWARLPDDFLARVSNRIINEIRGINRVVYDISSKPPATIEWE; encoded by the coding sequence ATGGACCGCGTTCTCGTCCTCGATTTCGGTTCGCAGTACAACCAGCTCATTGCGCGGCGGGTGCGTGAGCTCAAGGTCTACAGCGAAATCGTGCCCCACGACATCAAGGCCGAGCAGGTACTCAGTCGTGGTGCAGAAGCGCTGATACTCTCCGGTGGGCCGGCGAGCGTGCGACAGGACCACTCTCCCATGCCTGACCCGGCGATCTACAACCTCGGCATTCCCATCCTGGGCATCTGCTACGGCATGCAGGCTACCGCTCAGATACTCGGAGGCAAGGTCGCCGGTGGGCACACGCGGGAGTACGGTCACGCGCAACTGGTACCAACTCGGCCCAGCCGGTTGCTGGTCGGACTGCCGGACCGAACCCAGGCGTGGATGAGCCACGGTGATTCCGTGACCGCGTTGCCGCCGGGATTCGTCACCGTCGGGAAAACCTCGAGTGTCGCCTGCGCGGCTTTCGGCGACGAGGCAAGACGGATTTACGGCGTGCAGTTTCACCCCGAGGTCGAGCATACCCTGCTGGGCCGACAGATACTGGCCAACTTCCTGTTCAAGATTGCCGGCTGCGAACCGAGCTGGACCATGGGCGCGTTCATCCGCGACAAGACACGTGAGATACGAAAGCTGGTCGGCAAGGAGCAAGTGCTCTGTGCGGTCTCGGGCGGGGTTGACTCATCGGTCATGGCGGCACTCCTCGCGCGGGCGGTGGGGCGTAACCTGGTTGCCGTCTTCGTCGACAACGGGCTGCTGCGTAAGAACGAGTCGGAACTGGTGCGGCATTCGCTCGGAGCGCGGCTGAACCTGGTTGTGGTGGATGCGGGCGAGCGGTTTCTCGCGAAGCTCGCGGGCGTGGCCAGCCCGGAGAAGAAGCGCCGGATTATCGGGCATGAGTTCATCCGCGTCTTCGAAGAGCAGGCGCTTGAGCACGGGCCCATGCGGTTCCTCGCCCAGGGCACACTCTACCCGGACCTGATCGAGTCGCGTTCCGCGTTCGGCGGCCCGTCCTCGACAATCAAGACTCACCACAACGTCGGCGGACTGCCGAAGAACATGAAGCTCGAACTGATCGAGCCGCTGCGCGAGCTCTTCAAAGACGAGGTCCGCGAACTGGGCAGGACATTGCGGCTACCCGCCGCGCTTGTCGGACGGCACCCGTTTCCCGGGCCCGGACTTGCAGTCAGGATTCTCGGCCCGGTCACGGCCGAGCGCGCACGGCTCCTGCGCGAGGCCGACGATATCTTCATTTCTGAAATGCGGAAGGCAGATCTCTACGACAAAGTCTGGCAGGCCCTGGTTGTGCTGCTGCCGGTCCGGTCGGTCGGCGTGATGGGGGACGAGCGGACCTACGAAAACGCGGTGGCGCTGCGCGCGGTTACCTCGACCGATGCGATGACCGCGGACTGGGCGCGGCTGCCGGACGACTTCCTGGCGCGAGTCTCGAACCGCATCATCAACGAGATACGCGGCATCAACCGCGTTGTCTACGACATCAGCTCTAAGCCACCGGCAACAATCGAGTGGGAATAG